In a single window of the Elaeis guineensis isolate ETL-2024a chromosome 4, EG11, whole genome shotgun sequence genome:
- the LOC105032702 gene encoding cytochrome P450 86B1 — protein sequence MNSGNQTTTFSNGHSSPTANLMSFLWLLPAEIQILELLVALSIFVAIHAWQQTKRQGLAVWPVVGMLPSLLLALRHDMYEWITSVLDGMGGTFTFHGPWLTNLQCIVTADPRNLEYLLKTKFSNFPKGKYFQNTVRDLLGDGIFGADDEVWHRQRKIASLEFHSAKFRSLTVQSLYELVHSRLLPVLESACDNRTPMDLQDVLLRLTFDNVCIIAFGIDPGCLRPGLPKIPFARAFEDATEATIIRFITPTAIWKAMRFFDLGNERRLRRSLKQVDEFAYEVIRTRKKELSLESGDEKKAARSDLLTVFTNYKDEEGMAFSDKFLRDVCVNFILAGRDTSSVALAWFFWLLNRHPEVEDKILEEIRRIVEERENNREGEGEKSLVFKSEEVKRMEYLHAALSEALRLYPSVPVDHKEVIEDEVFPDGTVLKKGTKVIYAIYSMGRMESIWGKNCRDYKPERWLKDGRFMSESAYKFTAFNGGPRLCLGKDFAYYQMKFVAASILYRYQVKVVESHPVVPKLALTMYMKYGLKVTLARRNESKLLK from the exons ATGAACTCCGGCAACCAAACCACAACCTTCTCCAATGGCCACAGTTCTCCCACTGCTAACCTCATGAGCTTCCTCTGGCTCCTGCCGGCGGAGATCCAAATCCTCGAGCTCCTCGTCGCCCTATCCATCTTCGTCGCCATACACGCCTGGCAACAAACCAAGCGCCAGGGCCTTGCGGTATGGCCCGTCGTCGGCATGCTGCCATCGCTCCTCCTCGCCCtccgccatgacatgtacgagtgGATCACCAGTGTTCTTGATGGCATGGGCGGCACCTTCACCTTCCATGGCCCATGGCTCACCAACCTCCAGTGCATCGTGACCGCCGACCCCCGCAACCTGGAGTACCTCCTCAAGACCAAGTTCTCCAACTTCCCCAAGGGTAAGTACTTCCAGAACACCGTCCGTGATCTGCTCGGCGATGGCATCTTCGGCGCCGATGATGAGGTCTGGCATCGCCAGAGGAAGATAGCGAGCCTCGAATTCCATTCAGCCAAGTTCCGGTCTTTGACGGTCCAGTCCCTCTACGAGCTCGTCCACTCGAGactcctcccggtgctcgagtcGGCCTGCGACAACCGCACTCCGATGGACCTCCAGGACGTGTTACTGAGGCTAACCTTCGACAACGTGTGCATCATCGCCTTTGGCATCGACCCGGGCTGCCTCCGCCCCGGCCTGCCGAAGATCCCCTTCGCCCGGGCCTTCGAGGATGCAACCGAGGCCACAATTATCCGATTCATCACGCCCACCGCTATATGGAAGGCGATGCGCTTCTTCGACCTCGGTAACGAGAGGAGGCTTAGAAGGTCGTTGAAGCAGGTGGATGAGTTCGCCTACGAGGTTATTCGGACGAGGAAGAAGGAGCTGTCGCTGGAGTCGGGCGATGAGAAGAAGGCGGCGAGGTCCGACCTCCTGACCGTGTTCACGAATTACAAAGACGAGGAGGGGATGGCGTTTTCGGACAAGTTTCTGAGAGATGTGTGCGTGAATTTTATACTGGCGGGGAGGGACACGTCGTCGGTGGCGCTTGCGTGGTTCTTCTGGCTGCTGAACCGGCATCCGGAGGTGGAAGACAAGATCCTTGAGGAGATTAGGAGGATagtagaagagagagaaaataacagAGAAGGGGAAGGAGAGAAGAGTTTGGTGTTTAAGAGCGAGGAGGTGAAGAGGATGGAGTATTTACATGCGGCTCTGTCGGAGGCTCTACGGCTGTATCCGTCGGTGCCAGTTGATCACAAGGAG GTGATTGAAGATGAGGTATTTCCTGATGGTACTGTACTGAAGAAAGGAACAAAGGTTATATATGCCATCTACTCTATGGGGAGAATGGAGAGCATATGGGGGAAGAACTGTAGAGACTACAAGCCAGAGAGGTGGCTCAAGGATGGCCGCTTCATGAGCGAGTCTGCATACAAATTTACTGCCTTCAATGGCGGACCGAGACTGTGCTTGGGAAAGGACTTCGCCTACTATCAGATGAAGTTTGTTGCAGCTTCCATCCTCTATCGATACCAAGTGAAGGTGGTCGAGAGCCACCCGGTGGTCCCAAAGTTGGCGCTAACCATGTACATGAAGTATGGATTGAAGGTGACCCTCGCTAGAAGGAATGAATCCAAGCTTCTCAAATAG